Part of the Desulfurococcaceae archaeon genome is shown below.
CTTACTATTAACCACGGAAGCGGCCAGTGTTCCATGCCCTTTCGATCCTCTGCACTGGGTACTGGTTGTGCTGGGTGGCTGTGGACAAGTACAACTATCTCCAGGACCCAGCTCTCCGCCTTCCTGTGAATATCATACAGGCAAAGGGGGTCCGCTTCGAAGCGCGTACTTGGCTTCTCCGCGATGTTTGGACATTCATGTAGATCTTTGACGACGTACACGTTGCCACTTCTATGCCCAATACCAATGAATACTTTCTCAACGCTCGAGTTCAACGAGTCCTTTACCACCCTTTTCAGCTGTTTAGAGGGTACGATTAATGTTACCATGAAGTGTCAACTTGTCGTCTACTTTCATATTCAAGTATTTAAGCACGTAACTTAAATGGGTTTATGGGTTTGAGTGGTCGGTTTGAAGATACTAATAGATGACGTTTTGAGAAGGCTAGACACGCTTATATCTATTCTTGAAAGCCGTGAGTATTGCGCCTGGGGCCGTGGCGAGGTTTCCAGGCTTAAAGACACGATCATTAGGGCACGGAAGCCGTTAGTGCCTTCGCGCACGGTGTGGGAGAGGTACACCGTGCTGGTTGCACTGATAGAAGAGATTTCAAAACTTGCAGACAATCCAGGCTACGAGTACGCGCTCTACTCGAGTCTCCTTTCACTGAGAGAGCGTGTAACCGAGTTCAAGGACGTCCTTGAAAAAGCATACGTAATGGAAAAAGTTCAGGTCGCTTTACCCGCCGTACTCGGCTTCATGGTTACAGCAATACGTATAGTGTCCGTGGGCCTCGATTTCGAACTAGTATACCTGGCAGTCTCCACGGCGTCGTTAATTCTCACATTGCTGAAACCAATTCTAGGACTTACAGGTACCGTTGCTCTTGGGATACTACTAATAGCCTTAGAGGCCGAACTGAGTAGCGCCCTTACCGGTACCTTGCTCGTGGTCATTTCAATGACGTACATTTACCTACTCCTCTTGGCCAGGTCTTCTAAGTTCGAAAAGAAGATCAAAGATGCCGTTAGGGGGGTAGAGCAGTTATTACAAACGCTAGCGCCGGAACAAGCTAAAATAGACGATGTTATCACCCTGCTGTTGGAAGCTTACAGTGTAGACGATACGGGTATTTTCAAGTACCTAGATAAGCGGGAGCTTCTGAGGTATAAAGCAGGCCTTCTCGTAGCATTAGGGCTCGCGCCGAAGGCGCCAGTACTTCACAGCAATAAAAGCCACGAGTAGTATATTTAACATGGTACGGATTTTACGGTGTAAATCTTATGGGCGGGTTAAAGAAATCCAAGGCGGCTACTCCACAGGCTGGTACCGAAAAAGGCAAGGAAATAAAGATCCTGACCAGGCATGTTATAACGGTATCCGATATATTAAAGAATCAGAGGATCCTCAGGCTACTATATCTGATCTCCTTAGCTACGAACGGCATAAGTGAAAAAGCACTAGCCCACTTGGTATACAGTGTCGAAAAGAGCTCAAATATTAAGTTAGGCTACAACTTCGTTCTACTGGGCGATACGCCCGTGAGTAAAGATCTGATCAATGACTTGACGTCACTCAAGTACACGGGGCTCGTAGAAATGTCCACTAAGAGCAGAAAACTAGTCATAACGGGGCTGGGTAAAGAAGTTTTAGACAAAGCCGCGGAGAGCATTCAGGGTGATGTAGATACCTTAAGAAAGGCCTTCGAGGAGGCTTGGCCCAAGATCGCGCCTGTAGACGTTGAAACTACCTTGAAGGCTACTAAACGTTAGAGTACTGGTGTTGGGGGCTGCCTTCTGCCTTCCTTTTCTTCACGTGAAGGCCTAATAGTAAATAATGGGTTAATGGCGTTCGTCTCCTCTAAGTTCTTTAGGTGCTCGGCGAACTTCGAAGTATGTTCTATATCCAGGTCTATCAACTTATAGAATATTTCCCTGAGGCTGTCCCAGAGCTCTATTAGCAGTTCGCGGGGCATGTGGGTGGTTATCATGGGGTCCTTAAGCCAGCTATCAAAAGCCTCGATCGTTTTCCCCATGTGCTGAAATGCCAGCCTGGAGAGTGTTATTAGTGTAAGCCTGTCCGCCTCCTTATACTTCTCTTCAGCCTTCATGAACATTTTCTTAACTTCGCGTTGCCTCTTAACCCATGTTTCTAAGTTCTCGTAAAACCCGTCCACGCAAAATCACCTAGGTTACTACAAGAGTAAACCCTACTTTATACTTTACTGTTCCATGAGGTACAGCAACCTTCCTCACTGACACCTTTATGCTTAGAGGGGTTTGCAGTTCTTCCTAGATATTTTACCGCTTACGAGCTCATGTGCTTCATGCCACTATTCGGTACCTTCGCCACTTGCTGATAAATGGCTAAAACCTCTTTACCACTCACACCAATATAAAGCTCTGGGAGCAGCCGTAATGAAGGAGAACTCGTTGACTCGCATTGGCATAGATGAGGCGGGACGGGGGCCGCTAATAGGTGACATGATCGTATCAGGTGTTCTGGTGTCCCCCGACATGCTTGAAAAGCTTAAAAATCGAAGCTTAAAGGAAAGCAAGCGGTTAAGCCCTAAGAAAAGGTACTGGTTTTATAAACAAGCACTTAGAGAGGGGGTAGTTGTAGTTGCCGTATACGTGCATCCCTGGAGAATGGACCGGGAAAACCTTAACGACGTCGAAGAAGAATGCATTGGGTGGATCCTGCGCATACTCTGCACGCTAATCGACCCCGACGTAGGCGGGGTGCACATATATGTAGATGAAATTAAAGGACGTGCTAGCAGAATCAGGGACATTGCGGAAACCTGTTTTAAAGGGTTTCCGGTAGAGTTCGTAATGGAACCTGGCGCCGATGCCAGGTATCTTCCAGTAGCACTTGCAAGCATTTTTGCAAAGGTAATGAGGGACCTCGACCTCGTTAAACTAAGGAAACACGTTGGAAACTTCGGTTCAGGTTACCCGGCAGACCCGCTTACAAAGAAGTGGCTTAAAGAGATGTATACGCCGGGTTCGGACCCCCCTCTATACGTTAGAAGGAGCTGGCGCGTACTGAAAAATATAGCACCCACATGGTATAGGGAAAAGAGAAGAGGTGGAAAAGCTCCTAAGCACAAGAGCTTACTAGACTACGCCAGACGGTGAAACACATGCCTACGAACCTACCGGCTGAAGCTAGGGCTAAGTGGATAAGGGTAATGGATGCCAGAACTATCGAAGAAAAGATCAAAGCTCTTGAAGACTTCATTTCCAGTGTACCGAAGCATAAGGGTACAGAAAGACTTCGTGAATGGGCTACAAAGAGGCTTGCCGAGCTACGCGACGAGCTCGAAGAAAGAAGAAGGAAGAGGGCGGGTTCACGGACATCCTTCTTCGTTGAAAAGGAAGGGGACGTTCAAGTGACTGTAATAGGGCCTCCAAACAGCGGAAAGAGCCTCCTGGTGCATAAATTAACTGGTGCAAAAACGATAGTAGCTGATTATCCCTTTTCCACGACGTACCCCGTACCCGGTATGTTGAAGTACAATGACGTCTACTTTCAACTCGTAGATACCCCTCCACTAGTCTCGGGATCGCTCTTTAGGAAGGTCGTTGGGCTCATAAGGAACGCTGATGGAGCACTGATCGTACTGGATGCGACTTCGAACATACTTCACGAGCTCGAAAACTTGGTGAGTTTGTTAAAGCGCGAAGGCGTCCTTCTCGTTAAGCCTCGTGGCAGGGTCGTGCTGAACGTGATGAGAACGGGTAAACTGGGTATACGTATAACCCTTATGGGTAAGCTGCTGGACGCTACAGCCGATGAAGTTCGTAAACTCCTCGAAAGCTATAGAATATATAATGCGCACGTGAAGATCTACGGCGAAGTAACCATAGATGACGTTGAACAGTCAATATTTGAGGCAACGGTATACAAGCCGTCGGTGGTGTTTATCAATAAGGCTGATCTGGCCAGCCCCGATCGCGGCGTGGTGGAGGCGATCGGCCGGGCACTACCGGGTACGCCAGTCATAGTGGGATCCGCTATAACCGGTGAAGGCCTGGACTCCATTGCGCTGACACTCTACAATGTCCTCGAAATTATAAGAGTTTACACGAAGGCGCCAAACGCGCCACCCTCTCAGAGACCATTGGTACTTAGAAAAAACGCTACAGTAAGGGACGTTGCTATTGGTATTCATAGCGAGTTCGTTGAAAACTTTCTTTACGCGCGCGTGTGGGGTACCTCTGTCAGGTATCCCGGCGAGAGGGTGGGCTTAGATCACATGTTACACGACGGCGATATCGTGGAAATTCATGCTAAGGGCTAACATTCAATTTGCTTTACAGGGGTTATTCTGAGAAAGTCTACGAGTACCTTTAGTGCACCGTACTTATCGCACGTGTATATAATATCGGGAGTAGCAAC
Proteins encoded:
- a CDS encoding M67 family metallopeptidase; its protein translation is MVTLIVPSKQLKRVVKDSLNSSVEKVFIGIGHRSGNVYVVKDLHECPNIAEKPSTRFEADPLCLYDIHRKAESWVLEIVVLVHSHPAQPVPSAEDRKGMEHWPLPWLIVSSLTGDYKAWMLVNGELHEVTVEESS
- a CDS encoding DUF2153 family protein — protein: MDGFYENLETWVKRQREVKKMFMKAEEKYKEADRLTLITLSRLAFQHMGKTIEAFDSWLKDPMITTHMPRELLIELWDSLREIFYKLIDLDIEHTSKFAEHLKNLEETNAINPLFTIRPSREEKEGRRQPPTPVL
- the rnhB gene encoding ribonuclease HII; translation: MKENSLTRIGIDEAGRGPLIGDMIVSGVLVSPDMLEKLKNRSLKESKRLSPKKRYWFYKQALREGVVVVAVYVHPWRMDRENLNDVEEECIGWILRILCTLIDPDVGGVHIYVDEIKGRASRIRDIAETCFKGFPVEFVMEPGADARYLPVALASIFAKVMRDLDLVKLRKHVGNFGSGYPADPLTKKWLKEMYTPGSDPPLYVRRSWRVLKNIAPTWYREKRRGGKAPKHKSLLDYARR
- a CDS encoding TGS domain-containing protein is translated as MPTNLPAEARAKWIRVMDARTIEEKIKALEDFISSVPKHKGTERLREWATKRLAELRDELEERRRKRAGSRTSFFVEKEGDVQVTVIGPPNSGKSLLVHKLTGAKTIVADYPFSTTYPVPGMLKYNDVYFQLVDTPPLVSGSLFRKVVGLIRNADGALIVLDATSNILHELENLVSLLKREGVLLVKPRGRVVLNVMRTGKLGIRITLMGKLLDATADEVRKLLESYRIYNAHVKIYGEVTIDDVEQSIFEATVYKPSVVFINKADLASPDRGVVEAIGRALPGTPVIVGSAITGEGLDSIALTLYNVLEIIRVYTKAPNAPPSQRPLVLRKNATVRDVAIGIHSEFVENFLYARVWGTSVRYPGERVGLDHMLHDGDIVEIHAKG